From a region of the Acidimicrobiales bacterium genome:
- the atpC gene encoding ATP synthase F1 subunit epsilon: MALHVELVSPERTLFAGDATMVRARTVGGGDIAFLPGHSPFVGALETWTLEIALVDGTTELAAVHGGFVEVSNDQVKILSNLAEMASTIDADRARRAKEAAEAALAKGDDVEAEAELRRAHARLVATGHGI, from the coding sequence ATGGCCCTGCACGTCGAGCTGGTCTCGCCCGAGCGGACGCTGTTCGCCGGCGACGCCACCATGGTGCGAGCCCGCACCGTGGGGGGCGGCGACATCGCCTTCCTGCCCGGCCACTCGCCCTTCGTCGGGGCGTTGGAGACCTGGACCCTCGAGATCGCGCTCGTCGACGGCACCACCGAATTGGCTGCCGTGCACGGGGGGTTCGTGGAGGTGAGCAACGACCAGGTGAAGATCCTGTCGAACCTGGCCGAGATGGCGAGCACGATCGACGCCGACCGGGCCCGTCGGGCCAAGGAGGCCGCCGAGGCGGCGCTGGCCAAGGGCGACGACGTCGAGGCCGAGGCCGAGCTGCGCCGGGCCCACGCCCGTCTCGTGGCCACCGGCCACGGCATCTGA